Part of the Streptomyces sp. NBC_01264 genome, ACTCGACGCCCACGCCAACCGTCTGGCCCACCACCTCGCCGAACACGGTCTGACCCGAGGTGATGTGGCAGGCATCCTCCTCGACCGCGGCACCGACTTCGCCGTCGCCCTCCTCGCCGTCCTCAAGACCGGCGCCGGATACGCCCTCCTGGACCCCGAATTCCCCGACGAACGACTGGCCGGAACGGCCGCCGAGGCCGGCCTGCGGGTGCTGGTGAGTGACGGGCCGCACCACGCCCGGGTGGGCAGCGGGCCGTGGAGGACCGTACGGGTGGACTCCGAGTCGGACCTCATCGGCGGACGGCCGTCCGGGCCCCTCGACATCCCCTTGACGCCCGCCGATGTCGCGTGCGTGATGTTCACCTCCGGCTCGACAGGACGCCCCAAAGGCATCCTGTCCTCCCACCGCAACCTCGTCTCGACCGTCACCGAGCAGACCTACGCGGCCTTCGGACCCGGCGAGGTCTTCCTCCAGTGCTCCCCCGTCTCCTGGGACGCCTTCAGCCTCGAATTCTGGGGCGCCCTCCTCCACGGCGGCACCACCGTCCTCCAACCCGGACAACGCCCCGAACCCGCCCTCATCGCAGCACTCGCCCCGCACCGGGGCGTCACGATGCTCCAGCTCTCATCCAGCCTCTTCAACTTCCTGACCGACGAACACCCCGAGGCCTTCGCCACCACGCGGATCGTCTACACGGGAGGAGAACCCGCCTCACCCACCCACGTCCACCGGCTCCACACCCTCCATCCGAAGCTCACCATCACCAACGGCTACGGCCCCGCCGAATCCATGGGCTTCACCACCACCCACACCATCCCCGTCACGGACGAGGTGGCGGGCACGGTGTCCATCGGCCGGCCGCTCACCAACAAGCACGTGTACGTCCTGGACGCCCATCTGCGCCCCACGCCACCCGGCGTCACCGGAGAGCTCTACCTCACCGGCGACGGCATCGCCCACGGCTACCTCGCCCAACCCACCACCACAGCCACCCACTTCCTCCCCAACCCCTACGGACCCCCCGGCTCCCGCCTCTACCGCACCGGCGACCAAGCCCACTGGGACACCCACGGAAACCTCCACTACACCGGCCGCACCGACACCCAGATCAAAATCCGCGGCTTCCGCGTCGAGACGACGGAGATCGAGACCGTCCTGACCGGCCACCCGCAGATCGCCCAGGCCACCCTGTCCACCCATCCCGACCACCACGGCACGCCCCAGCTGACGGCCTATCTCGTCGCGACCACGCCCGGCCTCTCGGGCCAGGACGTCCGGCTCTGGTTGCGCACGCTGCTGCCGGACCACATGGTCCCGGCCTTCGTGGTCCTGCTGGACCGGCTGCCGCTCACCGCGAACGGGAAGATCGACAAGCGGGCCCTGCCGGTCCCGGAGGCGGCCGCCACGGCCGGCGGGCGCGCTCCGCGCACCGAGCTGGAGGCATCGGTCCTCGGGCACTTCGCCGAGGTCCTGGGCACGAGCGCGGCCCTCTCCATCGACGACGGCTTCTTCGACCACGGCGGCCACTCCCTGCTGGCCGCCCGCCTCACCAACCGGATGGGCGCCGACTTCGGCGTCACCCTGACCCTCCGCGACGTCTTCCAGCACCCGACGCCCGCCACCCTCGCCCAGCGCATCGAAGCCCTGCGGCGGTCCGCCCGTGCGGCGCCCCGCCGGGCCCGGCCCGCGCTGCGCCGCCGTACCCCCGATCAGGAACGGAGTTCCTCATGAGCAACGACACGTACCCGGACTTCACGCCCGCGCCCGACGACGTGGTGTGGGACCTGCCGGGCGACGGCCCGCAGCGGACCTCGCTGCTGGTCCTGCCGCACGCCGGCGGCAACGCCCACGCGTACGCCGAATGGCGCCAGTACCTTCCCGCCGACGTCCGGCTGCTGATCGGCCAGTACCCCGGACGCGGCGCGCGCTTCGCCGAGGACCTGCCCCGTACCATCGCCGACCTGGCCGGTCCCGTCGTGGCCTCGCTGCCGGCGGGCACCACCGACGACCTGGTGGTGCTCGGGCACAGCATGGGTTCACTGGTCGCCTTCGAGGTGGTACGGGCCCTGCAGGCGGCGGGCCGCACCCCGCGGGCCCTGATCGCCTCGGCCTGCCGGGCCCCCTACCTCGCCAACCCGTGCGCCGTGTACCCCGAACGCCTGGACGACGACGAGCTGGTCGCCGCCATCAAGGAACGCGGGGGCACCGACGACGGCATCCTCGACGAGCCGGAGCTGAGGGAGATCATCGTCCCGTCCATCCGCGCCGACTTCGCGATCGACGACGTCTACCGCTGCGAGGAGTCCGAGGCCCGCGTGGACTGCCCGCTGACGGTGATCGGCGGGGACGCCGACCCGGTCGCGCCGGCCGCCTCGCTGGAGCGCTGGGCGCAGATCACCGACCACCCCTTCGCCTCGTTCGTGCTGCCCGGCGGCCACTTCTACTTCCAGCAGCAACTGCCGGAGTTCTTCGCCGTCCTCGGCCCCGTCCTCAGCCCCGGCGTCAGCTCCGTCGCCGCGGGCCGGGCCACCGCCGGCTCCGCGGCCTGAACGCCCCGCCCCTCCGCCTTTCTCGACTCCGCACCCTTTTAAGGACCCTTCATGACCACGTTCGCAGACGCCCCCGCCGAGACCGGCATCCGCCCGATCCGCGAGGCCGGCAAGCCCGTCGTCGTCCAGACCCCGCCCGGCGCCGACCTGGAATCGGCGGTTGGCTGGCTGAACGCCCACCGCGCCGCCATCCAGGCCGAGTTGCTCCGTTCGGGTGCGGTCCTGCTGCGCGGGCTCCCCGTATCGGACGCGGCGAGCTTCGCCGCGGCCCGCGACGCGCTGATCCAGCAGCGCGCGGGCTACAAGGAGAAGGCGACCCCGCGCACCGACTTCGGCGAGGGCGTCTTCTCCTCCACCGACCTGCCGGCCGTCCAGCCGATCCGGCTCCACAACGAGAACAGCTACACCCTCGACTTCCCCGGCGTGCTGCTGTTCGGCTGCGTGATCGCCCCCGAGGAGGGCGGCGCCACCACGGTCGGCGACATGCGCGAGGCGCTGCGGCTGCTGCCGGCGGAACTGGTGGAGCGGTTCGCCCGGGCCGGCTGGCTGCTCGTGCGCAACTACTCGGAGCTCGCCGGTCTGCCCTGGTACAAGACGTTCGCGACCGAGGACAAGGCCGTCGCGGAGGCCTACTGCGAGGAGAACACGGTCGGCTACGAGTGGGTCGAGGAGGACGACTCGATGATCACCCGGCAGCGCCGGTCGGCGATCGTCACCCACCCCGCCACGGGCGAGCAGACCTGGTTCAACCACTTCGCCTTCTGGAACAGCCGCACCCTGGACCCCGACATCCGCGAGGTGCTCGTGGAGACGTACGGCGAGAACGGCCTCCCCTTCAACACCTACCTGGGCGACGGGACGCGCCTGACCGACGCCGAGGTCGACGCGATCAACGACGTGTACGACCGGGTCACGGTCCGCGAGACCTGGCAGCAGGGCGACCTGATGCTCGTCGACAACATCCTCTGCGCCCACGGCCGCGAGGCCTACAAGGGTGACCGCAAGATCCTGGTCGCCATGGGAGAGCCGGTCGCACTGGCCGACTGCGCGCCCGCCACCCAGCCGTCCACCACCGTTTTCGCCGGGGAGTGACCATCATGACCGCCGTGCTTCCCGAGCGTTCCCGTACCTCCGAGTCCCTCCCGCGGGACTCCTCCTACGACGGCCCGCGCACCGTGGCGGACCTGCTGGAGCGGCTCGCGCTGGTTCCCGCCGCGCGGACCGCCGTCGTCGCGGCGGACCGCGAGCTGACCTTCGGCGCCCTGCGCACGGAGGCCATGCGGATCGCCTCCCGCCTGGCGGCCCGCGGCATCGGGCCCGAAAGCGTCGTCGCCCTGGCCCTGCCGCGCGGTGCCGGTCTCGTGGCCGCGCTGATCGGCACCCTGACCGCGGGCGCCGCCTACCTCCCGGTCGACCCGAAGCTGCCCGCCGAGCGGCGCCGCTACCTGGTCGAGGACTCCGGAGCCGACCTCGTCGTGACGGCCGGCCCGGAGGCCGAGCCGCTCGCCGCCGGGACCGAGCACCTTTCCCTGGCCGAGCTGACCGCGCCCGACGGGACCTCCGACCCCGCGTACGCCCCGGCGGCCGTGTCCGCCGACACACTGGCCTACGTGATCTACACCTCCGGTTCGACAGGCCGCCCCAAGGGCGTCGAGATCGGCCGGGCCGCCGCCTCCGCGCTGCTCGCCGAGCTGGAGGGCGCGGACATCGCGGTCACCGACGGCGGCCGGGTCGGCTGGAACGCCTCGCCGTCCTTCGACGCCTCCGTGCAGCAGTGGGTGCGGATCTGCCGCGGCGACACCCTCGTGATGATCGACGAGGAGACCCGCGCCGACCCGGCGCTGCTGGCCCGCTTCGTCGACGAACAGGGCCTGACCGACCTGGACATCACCCCCTCGCACGCCGAGCCGCTCCTCGACCTGCTGACCGCGGACGGCGGTCCCCGGCCGCTGACGCTGCTCATCGGCGGCGAGGCGGTCGGCCCGGACCTGTGGCGGCGCCTCGCACGGAAGGGGGCGCAGGGCGTCCTGCGCACGGT contains:
- a CDS encoding thioesterase II family protein, which translates into the protein MSNDTYPDFTPAPDDVVWDLPGDGPQRTSLLVLPHAGGNAHAYAEWRQYLPADVRLLIGQYPGRGARFAEDLPRTIADLAGPVVASLPAGTTDDLVVLGHSMGSLVAFEVVRALQAAGRTPRALIASACRAPYLANPCAVYPERLDDDELVAAIKERGGTDDGILDEPELREIIVPSIRADFAIDDVYRCEESEARVDCPLTVIGGDADPVAPAASLERWAQITDHPFASFVLPGGHFYFQQQLPEFFAVLGPVLSPGVSSVAAGRATAGSAA
- a CDS encoding TauD/TfdA family dioxygenase — translated: MTTFADAPAETGIRPIREAGKPVVVQTPPGADLESAVGWLNAHRAAIQAELLRSGAVLLRGLPVSDAASFAAARDALIQQRAGYKEKATPRTDFGEGVFSSTDLPAVQPIRLHNENSYTLDFPGVLLFGCVIAPEEGGATTVGDMREALRLLPAELVERFARAGWLLVRNYSELAGLPWYKTFATEDKAVAEAYCEENTVGYEWVEEDDSMITRQRRSAIVTHPATGEQTWFNHFAFWNSRTLDPDIREVLVETYGENGLPFNTYLGDGTRLTDAEVDAINDVYDRVTVRETWQQGDLMLVDNILCAHGREAYKGDRKILVAMGEPVALADCAPATQPSTTVFAGE
- a CDS encoding non-ribosomal peptide synthetase, with product MTAVLPERSRTSESLPRDSSYDGPRTVADLLERLALVPAARTAVVAADRELTFGALRTEAMRIASRLAARGIGPESVVALALPRGAGLVAALIGTLTAGAAYLPVDPKLPAERRRYLVEDSGADLVVTAGPEAEPLAAGTEHLSLAELTAPDGTSDPAYAPAAVSADTLAYVIYTSGSTGRPKGVEIGRAAASALLAELEGADIAVTDGGRVGWNASPSFDASVQQWVRICRGDTLVMIDEETRADPALLARFVDEQGLTDLDITPSHAEPLLDLLTADGGPRPLTLLIGGEAVGPDLWRRLARKGAQGVLRTVNLYGPTECTVDSTAGWIDGADEPHIGSVLPGLRMRVLDEKLNPVSEGGSGELYLAGPRVGRGYRRRPALTAERFTADSGADAAYGGRMYRTGDLVRLLPGGRLGYLGRADGQVKLRGHRIELPEIEAALTAVDGVAEAAVLLLDEVHGAPGLVAYYRASSDGVSEGALREHLGTALPAYMLPAAFVAVDRFPTTTNGKLDRAALPAPAAASSEREPVTEGLTRSQELIAGVWAAVLGAPRIGPDDNFFKLGGHSLLAIKLVSRVRAELGVALPVKAVYANPRLRDLASHLDTLVAATAGATADADAARQDS